Proteins encoded by one window of Rhodamnia argentea isolate NSW1041297 chromosome 6, ASM2092103v1, whole genome shotgun sequence:
- the LOC115745575 gene encoding uncharacterized protein LOC115745575 — protein MLAHVGRPLSKIPQADGQTPVPYDEMRSTPNIYNYQGVVNEDYNIASTPAPNDLQAPTLAIGVHNDVGDDEDEDELPLNENDDDEDDVDEGEEVNTQHLVLAQFDKMTVASG, from the exons ATGCTGGCACATGTGGGAAGGCCACTGTCAAAGATACCTCAAGCAGATGGGCAAACTCCTGTTCCTTATGACGAGATGCGTTCTACTCCCAAT ATTTACAATTATCAAGGAGTCGTGAATGAAGATTACAACATTGCTAGTACACCAGCTCCAAATG ACTTACAGGCACCTACTCTTGCTATTGGAGTTCATAATGATGTTGGagacgatgaagatgaagatgagctaccgttgaatgaaaatgatgatgatgaggatgatgtaGATGAGGGAGAGGAGGTAAATACTCAGCACCTAGTTCTAGCTCAATTTGACAAGATGACAGTTGCTTCAGGATGA